From the genome of Ralstonia pickettii, one region includes:
- the lpxA gene encoding acyl-ACP--UDP-N-acetylglucosamine O-acyltransferase, with amino-acid sequence MTQAQKIHPTAQIDPKAELDSSVEIGAFTVVGPNVRMGAGTRVGHHTVVEGYTTLGRDNSIGHFASVGGRPQDMKYRDEPTQLIVGERNTIREFTTIHTGTAQDAGITSIGDDNWIMAYVHIAHDCRVGNHTVFSSNAQIAGHVEVGDWAILGGMSGVHQFVRIGAHAMLGGASALVQDLPPFVIAASDKGGNKAAPHGINVEGLRRRGFTAEQITGLRQAYKLLYKSDLSFDQAKAEIAAQIAQADDAPTREVLTAFADFIAATKRGIVR; translated from the coding sequence ATGACGCAAGCACAGAAGATCCACCCGACCGCGCAGATCGATCCGAAGGCCGAACTGGATTCGAGCGTCGAGATCGGTGCGTTCACGGTCGTGGGCCCGAACGTGCGGATGGGTGCAGGCACGCGTGTCGGCCACCATACGGTGGTCGAGGGCTACACGACGCTGGGCCGAGACAACAGCATTGGCCACTTTGCATCGGTGGGCGGCCGTCCGCAGGATATGAAGTATCGCGATGAGCCGACGCAACTGATCGTCGGCGAGCGCAATACCATCCGCGAATTCACCACGATCCATACTGGCACGGCGCAGGATGCCGGTATCACGTCGATCGGCGATGACAACTGGATCATGGCCTACGTGCACATCGCGCACGATTGCCGCGTGGGTAACCACACGGTGTTCTCGAGCAATGCGCAGATCGCGGGCCACGTGGAAGTCGGTGACTGGGCGATCCTCGGCGGCATGTCGGGCGTGCATCAGTTCGTGCGCATCGGCGCGCATGCCATGCTGGGTGGCGCATCGGCACTGGTGCAGGATCTGCCGCCGTTCGTGATCGCCGCAAGCGACAAGGGCGGCAACAAGGCTGCGCCGCACGGCATCAACGTGGAGGGCCTTCGTCGCCGCGGCTTTACGGCCGAGCAGATCACCGGTCTGCGCCAGGCGTACAAGCTGCTCTACAAGAGCGATCTGAGCTTTGATCAGGCCAAGGCGGAAATCGCCGCGCAGATCGCTCAGGCGGATGACGCCCCGACCCGCGAGGTATTGACCGCATTTGCTGATTTCATTGCCGCCACCAAGCGCGGCATCGTGCGTTGA
- the lpxB gene encoding lipid-A-disaccharide synthase codes for MVAGEASGDLLASLLLKGLHAHLPADIAYNGIGGARMAEQGFQSNWPMHKLSVNGYVEVLGQLREILTIRKELKQDLLAKPPLAFIGVDAPDFNFNVEIAMRQAGVPVVHFVSPSIWAWRAGRIKTIARAVDHILCLFPFEPEIYAKAGIPATYVGHPLADEIPLVPDVEGARTRLGLPLGRKVVAVLPGSRSSEVKHLGPTLFAAMSRMQAVEPDLAFVLPAANATLRERIDAMRAEHPGLHLWVVDGQSHAAMEAADVILLASGTATLEAALYKKPMVITYKVPWLTAQIMKRKGYLPYVGLPNILSGRFVVPELLQDDATPEALARETLLQLSDHGNATFLREHFTQMHLTLKQNMAEIGAKVVVDLLRSRGKL; via the coding sequence ATGGTGGCCGGCGAGGCTTCCGGCGATTTGCTGGCCTCGCTGCTGCTGAAGGGATTGCACGCACACCTGCCTGCCGACATCGCCTACAACGGCATCGGCGGGGCACGCATGGCGGAGCAGGGTTTCCAGTCGAACTGGCCGATGCACAAGCTGTCGGTCAACGGCTACGTGGAAGTGCTTGGCCAGTTGCGTGAGATTCTCACGATCCGCAAGGAGCTCAAGCAGGACCTGCTGGCTAAACCGCCGCTGGCCTTTATCGGCGTCGATGCGCCGGACTTCAATTTCAACGTCGAGATCGCCATGCGGCAGGCGGGTGTGCCGGTGGTGCATTTCGTGAGTCCGTCGATCTGGGCGTGGCGAGCTGGCCGTATCAAGACGATCGCCCGCGCCGTCGACCATATCCTCTGCCTGTTCCCGTTCGAGCCGGAGATTTACGCCAAGGCCGGCATTCCGGCCACGTACGTCGGGCATCCGCTTGCGGACGAGATTCCGCTGGTGCCGGACGTTGAGGGCGCTCGGACCCGCTTGGGGCTGCCGTTGGGGCGCAAGGTCGTTGCGGTGCTGCCGGGTAGCCGCAGTTCCGAAGTGAAGCATCTGGGGCCGACGCTGTTTGCCGCAATGTCGCGCATGCAGGCGGTCGAGCCGGATCTGGCTTTTGTGCTGCCGGCGGCCAATGCGACACTGCGCGAGCGCATCGATGCCATGCGCGCGGAGCATCCCGGCCTGCATCTGTGGGTTGTTGATGGTCAGTCGCACGCCGCCATGGAAGCGGCTGACGTGATTCTGCTGGCCAGCGGTACGGCCACGCTGGAAGCGGCGTTGTACAAGAAGCCGATGGTCATCACCTATAAGGTGCCCTGGTTGACCGCGCAGATCATGAAGCGCAAAGGCTATCTGCCCTATGTTGGGTTGCCGAACATTCTGTCCGGCCGCTTTGTCGTGCCGGAGTTGCTGCAGGATGACGCGACGCCCGAGGCACTTGCTCGTGAGACGCTGCTGCAACTGAGCGACCATGGCAACGCCACGTTCCTGCGCGAACATTTCACGCAGATGCACCTGACGCTCAAGCAGAACATGGCGGAGATCGGCGCGAAAGTCGTCGTCGATCTGCTGCGCAGTCGCGGTAAGCTTTGA
- the rnhB gene encoding ribonuclease HII → MASRKPNPDQLGLLLSQEPAAKRARRILCGVDEAGRGPLAGPVTAAAVVLNPRKPIKGLADSKILTAKKREALYDEIVEKALAWHVAEATVEEIDRINILHATMLAMQRAVHGVAALGTLPDLVQVDGNRCPQVAFAVEAVVKGDALVPAISAASILAKVTRDRQLAALHVEFPLYGFDVHAGYGTPQHLAAIDLHGVTPHHRRSFAPVRRALDGMSAISIETTAAVSAWDD, encoded by the coding sequence ATGGCTTCCCGCAAACCCAATCCCGATCAGCTTGGCTTGCTGCTCTCGCAAGAGCCGGCAGCCAAGCGTGCACGTCGCATCCTGTGCGGCGTCGACGAGGCTGGACGCGGACCCTTGGCCGGGCCGGTGACGGCTGCAGCGGTCGTGCTCAATCCGCGCAAGCCGATCAAGGGCTTGGCCGACTCCAAAATCCTGACCGCCAAGAAGCGGGAAGCGCTCTACGACGAGATCGTCGAAAAGGCTCTCGCCTGGCACGTGGCCGAAGCCACCGTCGAGGAAATCGATCGCATCAACATCCTGCATGCAACGATGCTGGCCATGCAGCGTGCGGTGCATGGCGTGGCCGCACTGGGCACGCTGCCCGATCTCGTGCAGGTGGACGGCAATCGTTGCCCGCAGGTGGCGTTTGCGGTGGAGGCCGTCGTCAAGGGCGATGCGCTGGTGCCCGCCATTTCAGCGGCGTCCATCCTGGCGAAGGTCACGCGCGATCGGCAGTTGGCCGCGCTGCATGTCGAGTTTCCGCTCTACGGTTTTGACGTCCATGCCGGCTATGGCACACCGCAGCATCTGGCCGCCATCGACCTGCATGGCGTGACGCCGCATCATCGCCGCTCGTTCGCGCCCGTGCGCCGTGCACTGGATGGGATGAGTGCGATCAGCATCGAAACCACCGCTGCAGTCAGCGCCTGGGACGACTGA
- a CDS encoding TrmH family RNA methyltransferase, protein MKHITSRDNAVFKHLKALSGSTQHRRRAGQSVLDGVHLVVAYLDAGHMPAQCLVSERHIRHPEVAAVLDRVDPDTVILLADNLFGQLTTVVNGVDLMALVETPEGKLPQTIDADCVILDGIQDAGNVGSILRCAAAAGVRDVFMTPGCAFAWSAKTLRAAMGAHFHLNIVEHCTFESVHSRLQVPLLATSSHAKQAVFDVPLNAPVGWVFGNEGAGVSEEWLSAVTTPVTIPQPGGMESLNVAAAAAICLFEAVRQRRAR, encoded by the coding sequence GTGAAGCACATCACTTCCCGCGACAACGCGGTGTTCAAGCATCTCAAGGCGCTTTCGGGCTCGACGCAGCATCGTCGACGCGCGGGGCAATCCGTGCTCGATGGCGTGCATCTCGTCGTGGCGTATCTGGATGCGGGCCACATGCCGGCGCAATGCCTGGTGTCGGAGCGCCATATCCGGCACCCGGAAGTGGCCGCGGTGCTCGATCGCGTCGATCCGGACACCGTCATCCTGCTGGCCGACAACCTGTTTGGGCAACTCACCACCGTCGTCAATGGCGTCGATCTGATGGCCTTGGTCGAGACGCCGGAAGGCAAGTTGCCGCAGACCATTGATGCAGACTGCGTGATCCTGGACGGCATTCAGGATGCCGGCAACGTCGGTTCCATCCTGCGGTGCGCGGCCGCAGCCGGCGTGCGCGATGTGTTCATGACGCCGGGCTGCGCGTTCGCGTGGTCGGCCAAGACACTGCGCGCCGCCATGGGTGCGCATTTCCACCTGAACATCGTTGAGCACTGCACGTTCGAGAGCGTGCATTCGCGCCTGCAGGTGCCGCTGCTGGCAACGTCTTCCCACGCCAAGCAGGCTGTCTTCGATGTGCCGCTCAATGCGCCCGTCGGCTGGGTGTTCGGAAACGAAGGCGCGGGCGTGTCAGAAGAATGGCTTTCCGCCGTGACGACGCCCGTGACGATTCCCCAGCCGGGCGGCATGGAGTCGCTCAATGTGGCTGCCGCGGCAGCGATCTGCCTGTTTGAGGCCGTGCGACAACGCCGCGCGCGCTAA
- a CDS encoding M24 family metallopeptidase: MPNPTLARVLVDELVQFREIQQLAYACVEAVGGTLRPGMTEKDAAKLLTEWLGDRGVHDWLHKPFAWFGDRTAFQGFSGLTHMAGFNLAFFPSSRRLEENMPVILDVAPVRNGVIADVGYATCLGENAILEQLQDDLMAHRELIVRLIRERRSMADVARAVDQLCIKQGVEPRHKAYPFKVLAHRVAKLDSPSKPRFVARFGLNATRSLVLDQVRSGKQEGWSPLWSIDRRSEHAPVPGLWAVEPHLGFHGVGAKFEELLVITEDDAYWLDDDLPHVRRWQQRQLAQQRAA; encoded by the coding sequence ATGCCGAACCCCACCCTGGCGCGCGTCCTTGTCGACGAACTCGTCCAGTTTCGCGAAATTCAGCAGCTTGCTTACGCGTGCGTCGAGGCCGTCGGCGGCACGCTGCGCCCCGGCATGACCGAGAAGGACGCGGCCAAGCTGCTCACCGAGTGGCTTGGCGATCGTGGCGTCCATGACTGGCTGCACAAGCCGTTCGCCTGGTTTGGCGATCGCACCGCGTTCCAGGGTTTTTCGGGGCTGACGCATATGGCCGGCTTCAACCTGGCGTTCTTTCCGTCGTCGCGGCGGCTGGAAGAGAACATGCCGGTCATCCTCGACGTGGCGCCCGTGCGCAACGGGGTGATCGCCGATGTCGGCTATGCCACGTGTCTCGGCGAAAACGCCATCCTCGAACAACTGCAGGATGACCTGATGGCGCATCGCGAGTTGATCGTGCGTTTGATCCGCGAGCGTCGGTCGATGGCGGATGTGGCCCGTGCGGTGGACCAACTCTGCATCAAGCAAGGCGTGGAGCCGCGCCACAAGGCGTATCCGTTCAAAGTGCTGGCGCATCGCGTGGCCAAGCTCGACAGCCCATCGAAGCCGCGTTTCGTTGCGCGCTTCGGGCTGAATGCCACGCGCAGCCTGGTCCTCGACCAGGTGCGAAGCGGCAAGCAGGAAGGCTGGTCGCCGCTGTGGTCGATCGATCGTCGATCCGAACACGCGCCGGTGCCGGGCTTGTGGGCCGTCGAACCGCACCTGGGCTTCCACGGCGTCGGAGCAAAGTTCGAGGAGTTGCTCGTCATTACCGAAGACGACGCCTACTGGCTCGACGACGATCTGCCGCACGTGCGTCGCTGGCAGCAGCGTCAACTCGCGCAGCAGCGCGCTGCCTGA
- a CDS encoding SDR family oxidoreductase encodes MKTLLEEAPLALFESPAAVSPDDYSERTVQSGSVSLAVKTWGNPGHPTVVLVHGYPDNSEVWHEMAPLLARDYYVVAYDVRGAGRSSSPNGMRNYTFARLTDDFIAVIDALSPGKPVHLIAHDWGSIQSWEFVTEARLSGRIASYTSCSGPCLDHVGHWMRARLLRPTPSSLGKMLGQLVRSWYVLLFHLPIVRELSWRLWLGRAWPRVLRRVEKTAIVPRPTQTADGVRGVSLYRANFIRSLFTPRKRVAHAPVQVIVPTLDKYVSPALSEDLSRWVPQYWRREVVARHWLPVTHAARMAEMACELIEHAEGKPESEVLQRARQHGERKPLSGKLAVITGAGSGIGRCAALEFAEQGAAIVAVDIRAEDAQRTATLIRLTGGKAWARTVDVGNAEQMEALVDWVGKELGGADIVVNNAGIGMAGGIVDTSERDWQRILHVNVWGVIHGARLFAKQMVARGQGGHILNIASAAAFAPSRDLAAYATTKAAVLMLSECMRGELAGQGIGVSAICPGFAETGIMASTVYSGTTEAQQAQLRARATKLYQLRGLKPETVAKAMFGAIQHNKPVVTIGIEAHSSRFISRYAQWLGRLIARVSMAGH; translated from the coding sequence ATGAAAACGCTTCTTGAAGAGGCCCCCCTGGCGTTGTTCGAATCGCCCGCAGCGGTTTCGCCCGACGACTATTCGGAGCGCACGGTGCAGTCCGGCAGCGTCTCGCTCGCCGTCAAGACCTGGGGCAACCCGGGGCATCCGACCGTCGTGCTGGTGCACGGCTATCCAGACAACAGCGAGGTCTGGCACGAGATGGCACCGCTGCTCGCGCGCGACTACTACGTCGTTGCCTACGACGTGCGGGGCGCAGGCCGCTCCAGTTCGCCCAACGGGATGCGCAATTACACCTTCGCGCGGTTGACCGACGACTTCATCGCCGTGATCGATGCGCTAAGCCCCGGCAAGCCCGTGCACTTGATCGCGCACGATTGGGGTTCGATCCAGTCGTGGGAATTCGTGACGGAGGCGCGCCTGAGCGGGCGCATTGCGTCATACACGTCGTGCTCGGGGCCGTGCCTGGATCACGTCGGGCACTGGATGCGCGCGCGGCTGCTGCGGCCGACGCCGTCGTCGCTGGGCAAGATGTTGGGGCAGCTCGTGCGCTCGTGGTACGTGCTGCTGTTTCATTTGCCGATCGTGCGGGAGCTGAGTTGGCGCCTGTGGCTTGGGCGCGCGTGGCCGCGTGTGCTGCGTCGTGTGGAAAAGACCGCCATCGTGCCGCGTCCGACCCAGACGGCTGATGGCGTGCGTGGTGTCTCGCTGTATCGCGCCAACTTCATCCGCAGTCTGTTCACGCCGCGCAAGCGGGTCGCGCATGCGCCGGTGCAGGTGATCGTGCCAACGCTGGATAAGTACGTCAGCCCAGCATTGTCAGAAGACCTTTCGCGCTGGGTGCCGCAGTATTGGCGCCGCGAAGTGGTGGCACGGCATTGGTTGCCGGTCACGCATGCCGCACGCATGGCGGAAATGGCTTGCGAGCTGATCGAGCATGCCGAGGGCAAGCCGGAATCCGAAGTACTGCAACGCGCGCGTCAGCATGGCGAGCGCAAACCGCTCTCGGGCAAGCTGGCCGTCATCACGGGCGCTGGCAGCGGCATCGGTCGTTGCGCGGCGCTGGAATTCGCGGAGCAAGGCGCAGCGATTGTCGCCGTCGACATTCGTGCCGAAGACGCACAGCGTACCGCCACACTCATCCGCCTTACCGGCGGCAAGGCGTGGGCGCGTACCGTCGACGTCGGCAACGCCGAGCAGATGGAAGCCCTGGTCGATTGGGTCGGCAAGGAACTGGGTGGCGCCGACATCGTCGTCAATAACGCCGGCATTGGCATGGCGGGCGGCATTGTCGACACGTCCGAGCGCGATTGGCAACGCATCCTGCACGTGAACGTGTGGGGCGTGATCCATGGCGCCCGGCTGTTCGCCAAGCAGATGGTGGCGCGCGGGCAGGGTGGGCACATCCTGAACATCGCATCGGCAGCGGCCTTTGCACCATCGCGCGATCTTGCTGCCTATGCGACGACAAAAGCCGCGGTGCTGATGCTCTCCGAATGCATGCGCGGCGAGCTGGCCGGACAGGGTATTGGCGTGTCGGCCATCTGCCCCGGTTTTGCAGAGACCGGAATCATGGCCTCCACGGTCTACAGCGGCACGACCGAGGCACAGCAGGCGCAACTGCGCGCCCGCGCGACCAAGCTCTACCAACTGCGTGGCCTCAAGCCCGAGACCGTCGCGAAAGCGATGTTTGGCGCGATCCAACACAACAAGCCTGTGGTCACGATCGGCATCGAGGCGCATTCGTCACGCTTCATTTCGCGCTATGCGCAATGGCTCGGCAGGCTGATCGCGCGCGTGAGCATGGCCGGGCATTGA
- a CDS encoding metal-dependent hydrolase, with product MTAPDYFIKARHVRFDWKDTPIQWIPGDPSSTHIINILNLLFPAGELWFCRVYNKALPLITDAKLRADAEGFLRQEAVHSRSHGGVLTHYYKDHGIDTQPFTKRLDWLFSKVLGEQPLGLKIGHTRFWLRQQLGIIAALEHFFGYLGNWVLNAKGLDAAHADPVMLDLLRWHGAEEVEHRTVAFDIFRHMGGTYLERCFHMLTTILLLLYFLVTGFRFMHKRDPGAGRFPGFVRGWWHGSRRNCLPSFWKMLGAALRYFRPSYTPHHEGSTEQALAYLETSPAAQAAAHGGNWVRDRA from the coding sequence ATGACCGCGCCCGATTACTTCATCAAGGCCCGCCACGTCCGTTTCGACTGGAAGGACACGCCTATCCAGTGGATTCCCGGCGATCCGTCCAGCACGCACATCATCAACATCCTGAATCTGTTGTTTCCAGCCGGCGAGTTGTGGTTCTGCCGCGTTTACAACAAGGCGCTGCCGCTGATTACCGACGCGAAGCTGCGCGCCGATGCCGAGGGCTTCCTGCGTCAGGAGGCGGTCCATTCGCGCTCGCATGGCGGCGTGCTGACGCATTACTACAAAGACCACGGCATCGATACCCAGCCTTTCACCAAGCGGCTCGACTGGCTGTTCTCCAAGGTGCTCGGCGAACAGCCGCTGGGGCTGAAGATCGGTCACACGCGTTTCTGGCTGCGACAGCAACTCGGCATCATCGCCGCACTCGAGCACTTTTTCGGCTATCTGGGCAATTGGGTGCTCAACGCAAAGGGGCTGGACGCCGCCCACGCCGATCCCGTCATGCTGGACTTGTTGCGCTGGCATGGCGCGGAGGAAGTCGAGCACCGCACGGTCGCGTTCGACATCTTCCGGCACATGGGCGGCACGTATCTCGAACGCTGCTTCCATATGCTGACCACGATCCTGTTGCTGCTGTACTTCTTGGTCACCGGCTTCCGCTTCATGCACAAGCGCGATCCGGGCGCGGGCAGGTTTCCGGGCTTTGTCCGCGGCTGGTGGCATGGCTCGCGGCGTAACTGCCTGCCATCGTTCTGGAAAATGCTGGGCGCCGCCCTGCGCTATTTCCGGCCCAGCTATACGCCGCATCATGAAGGCTCGACCGAGCAGGCGCTGGCCTACCTCGAAACGTCGCCGGCAGCGCAGGCCGCGGCGCACGGCGGCAACTGGGTGCGTGACCGCGCCTGA
- the ppsR gene encoding posphoenolpyruvate synthetase regulatory kinase/phosphorylase PpsR: MTDLASASPNRTPFRTVFIVSDGTGITAETFSHSILAQFEMKFRQVRIPFVDTIDKAHVAVAKINEAFHAEGVRPIVFTTLVDAEANEIVHRAKATILDMFQTFIEPLEKELNLKSTHAIGRFHQNADTEAYKNRIEAINFSLAHDDGQSHKNLAEADVILVGVSRSGKTPTSLYLAMQYGVKSANYPLIPDDFERGKLPSVLYDYKSKIFGLSIDPQRLSEIRNERRPGSKYAALENCRYEINEAEAMMRREGIKWLSSTHKSIEEIATTILQDIKMDHNNY, from the coding sequence ATGACCGACCTCGCCTCCGCATCCCCCAACCGGACACCGTTCCGGACCGTTTTCATCGTGTCGGATGGCACCGGGATCACCGCAGAAACCTTCAGCCACTCGATCCTGGCGCAGTTTGAGATGAAATTCCGCCAGGTGCGGATCCCGTTTGTCGACACGATCGACAAGGCGCATGTTGCAGTCGCAAAGATCAACGAAGCATTTCATGCCGAAGGGGTGAGGCCGATCGTCTTCACCACGTTGGTGGATGCCGAGGCAAACGAGATCGTCCATCGGGCCAAGGCCACCATCCTGGACATGTTCCAGACCTTCATCGAGCCGCTCGAGAAGGAACTGAACCTGAAGTCCACCCACGCCATCGGCCGCTTTCACCAGAACGCCGACACCGAGGCGTATAAAAACCGGATCGAAGCGATCAATTTTTCACTTGCCCACGATGACGGCCAGTCACACAAGAACCTGGCCGAGGCGGATGTGATTTTGGTGGGGGTGTCGCGCAGCGGCAAGACGCCGACCAGCCTGTATCTGGCGATGCAATACGGCGTGAAGTCGGCCAATTACCCGCTCATCCCGGACGATTTCGAGCGCGGCAAGCTGCCGTCGGTGCTGTATGACTACAAGAGCAAGATTTTTGGGCTCTCGATCGACCCGCAACGCCTGTCGGAAATCCGCAATGAACGTCGGCCCGGTAGCAAATATGCCGCGCTGGAGAATTGCCGCTACGAGATCAACGAAGCCGAAGCGATGATGCGGCGCGAGGGCATCAAGTGGCTGTCGTCCACGCACAAGTCGATCGAGGAAATTGCCACGACGATCCTGCAGGACATCAAGATGGATCACAACAACTACTGA
- the ppsA gene encoding phosphoenolpyruvate synthase: MTNLSQDGAYVLPFEQLRMADVEVVGGKNASLGEMISQLDGAGVRVPGGFATTALAFRDFLAHNNLTERISQRLASLDVDDVKALAVAGKEIREWVATAPFQPRLEQEIRESYARVAAREGAEASFAVRSSATAEDLPDASFAGQQESYLNVLGIDDVLDKIKHVFASLYNDRAISYRVHKGFAHDVVALSAGIQRMVRSDCGASGVMFTIDTESGFQDVVFITSSYGLGETVVQGAVNPDEFYVFKPTLAAGKYPIIRRSIGSKLIKMEFTAPGEQGRVKTVDVPGELRNRYSINDADVAELAKYAVIIEKHYGRPMDIEWGKDGKDGKIYILQARPETVKSQAHGKVEQRFRLKGSAPVLTTGRAIGQKIGTGPVRVINDPAEMERVQPGDVLVADMTDPNWEPVMKRASAIVTNRGGRTCHAAIIARELGVPAVVGCGDATDLLKDGTLVTVSCAEGDEGKIYDGLLETEITEVQRGEMPTISTKIMMNVGNPQLAFDFCQIPNGGVGLARLEFIINNNIGVHPKAILDYPQVDSDLKKAVESVARGHASPRAFYVDKLAEGIATIAAAFYPKPVIVRLSDFKSNEYKKLIGGSRYEPDEENPMLGFRGASRYIAEDFAEAFEMECRAMKRVRDEMGLTNVEVMVPFVRTLGQAEKVVELLAKYGLKRGENGLRLIMMCEVPSNAILAEQFLQYFDGFSIGSNDLTQLTLGLDRDSGMELLAKDFDERDPAVKFMLQRAISTALSMNKYVGICGQGPSDHPDFAEWLAKEGISSISLNPDSVVDTWQKLGSA, encoded by the coding sequence ATGACTAACCTGTCGCAAGACGGCGCCTATGTGCTGCCGTTCGAGCAATTGCGGATGGCCGATGTCGAGGTCGTTGGCGGTAAAAACGCATCGCTGGGCGAGATGATCTCCCAGCTGGATGGCGCCGGCGTGCGCGTTCCGGGCGGTTTTGCCACCACGGCGCTGGCGTTCCGCGATTTCCTTGCACACAACAACCTGACCGAACGCATCTCGCAGCGTCTGGCCAGCCTCGACGTCGACGACGTTAAGGCGCTGGCTGTCGCCGGCAAGGAGATCCGCGAATGGGTCGCCACCGCGCCGTTCCAGCCGCGTCTGGAGCAAGAGATTCGCGAGTCGTACGCTCGCGTCGCGGCCCGCGAAGGCGCCGAGGCATCGTTCGCGGTGCGCTCGTCGGCCACGGCGGAAGACCTGCCGGACGCTTCGTTTGCCGGCCAGCAAGAGAGCTATCTCAACGTGCTCGGCATCGACGACGTGCTCGATAAGATCAAGCACGTGTTTGCGTCGCTGTACAACGACCGCGCGATCTCCTATCGCGTACACAAGGGTTTCGCGCATGACGTGGTCGCCCTGTCGGCGGGCATCCAGCGCATGGTGCGCTCGGACTGCGGCGCCTCGGGCGTGATGTTCACGATCGACACCGAATCGGGCTTCCAGGATGTCGTTTTCATCACCTCCAGCTACGGCTTGGGCGAAACGGTGGTGCAGGGGGCCGTGAACCCTGACGAGTTTTACGTCTTCAAGCCGACGCTGGCCGCCGGCAAGTACCCGATCATCCGCCGCTCGATCGGTTCCAAGCTGATCAAGATGGAATTCACCGCGCCGGGCGAACAAGGCCGCGTGAAGACGGTCGACGTCCCGGGCGAACTCCGCAACCGCTACTCCATCAACGATGCTGACGTGGCGGAGCTGGCGAAGTACGCCGTCATCATCGAGAAGCACTACGGTCGCCCAATGGACATCGAGTGGGGCAAGGACGGCAAGGACGGCAAGATCTACATCCTCCAGGCTCGCCCGGAGACGGTGAAGAGCCAGGCACACGGCAAGGTCGAGCAACGATTCCGCCTGAAGGGCTCGGCGCCGGTGCTAACCACCGGCCGCGCCATCGGCCAGAAGATCGGCACGGGCCCGGTGCGCGTGATCAACGATCCGGCTGAAATGGAACGCGTGCAGCCGGGCGACGTGCTGGTTGCCGACATGACCGACCCGAACTGGGAACCGGTGATGAAACGCGCCTCGGCCATCGTCACCAACCGTGGTGGCCGGACCTGCCACGCGGCCATCATTGCGCGTGAGCTGGGTGTGCCGGCGGTGGTCGGCTGCGGCGATGCGACCGACCTGCTGAAGGACGGCACGCTCGTGACGGTTTCGTGCGCCGAAGGCGACGAAGGCAAGATCTACGACGGCCTGCTGGAAACCGAAATCACGGAAGTCCAGCGCGGCGAAATGCCGACGATCAGCACCAAGATCATGATGAACGTCGGCAACCCGCAGCTCGCGTTCGATTTCTGTCAGATTCCGAACGGTGGCGTGGGCCTGGCCCGTCTGGAATTCATCATCAACAACAACATCGGCGTTCACCCGAAGGCCATCCTCGACTATCCGCAAGTCGACAGCGACCTGAAGAAGGCCGTGGAAAGCGTGGCCCGTGGCCATGCCAGCCCGCGTGCGTTCTACGTCGACAAGCTGGCCGAGGGCATTGCCACCATCGCAGCGGCCTTCTATCCGAAGCCCGTGATCGTGCGCCTGTCTGACTTCAAGTCCAACGAGTACAAGAAGCTGATTGGCGGTTCGCGCTACGAGCCGGACGAAGAAAACCCGATGCTGGGCTTCCGCGGCGCCTCGCGCTACATCGCCGAAGACTTTGCAGAAGCCTTCGAGATGGAGTGCCGTGCCATGAAGCGCGTGCGCGACGAGATGGGACTGACCAACGTCGAAGTGATGGTGCCGTTCGTGCGTACGCTCGGCCAGGCTGAGAAGGTTGTCGAGCTGCTGGCCAAGTACGGCCTGAAGCGCGGCGAGAACGGCCTGCGCCTGATCATGATGTGCGAGGTGCCGTCCAACGCGATCCTGGCTGAACAGTTCCTGCAGTACTTCGACGGTTTCTCGATCGGTTCGAACGACCTGACGCAGCTCACGCTCGGCCTGGACCGCGACTCCGGCATGGAGCTGCTGGCCAAGGACTTCGACGAGCGCGATCCGGCGGTCAAGTTCATGCTGCAGCGCGCCATCTCCACGGCGCTGTCGATGAACAAATACGTCGGCATCTGCGGTCAGGGCCCGTCCGATCATCCGGATTTTGCCGAGTGGCTGGCGAAGGAAGGCATCTCGTCGATCTCGCTGAACCCGGATTCAGTGGTCGACACATGGCAGAAGCTCGGTTCGGCGTGA
- a CDS encoding NfeD family protein — MSAQTVWFSLAVLLVIGELMTGTFYLLMVAIGLVAGGLAALIGLAFPAQAIVAAIVAVFGIVGLRRTRYGRVTRENAARNRNVNLDIGETLRVDAWSPERRARVQYRGAAWDVELAPNAPATVGEFRIVEVRGNVLVVTPK; from the coding sequence ATGTCGGCTCAGACCGTCTGGTTTTCGCTGGCCGTGCTGCTCGTCATCGGCGAGCTGATGACGGGGACCTTCTATCTGCTGATGGTGGCAATCGGATTGGTCGCCGGCGGCCTTGCCGCGCTGATCGGCCTCGCATTCCCTGCGCAGGCGATCGTTGCCGCCATCGTGGCGGTATTCGGCATCGTCGGGCTGCGGCGTACGCGCTACGGGCGCGTCACGCGCGAAAATGCCGCCCGCAACCGCAACGTCAATCTGGATATCGGCGAGACGTTGCGTGTCGATGCCTGGTCACCCGAGCGGCGTGCACGCGTGCAATATCGCGGCGCGGCATGGGACGTCGAATTGGCGCCAAATGCGCCGGCTACCGTCGGTGAATTCCGGATCGTTGAAGTGCGCGGCAACGTGCTCGTCGTCACGCCGAAATAG